The following proteins are encoded in a genomic region of Thermodesulfovibrionales bacterium:
- the tatA gene encoding twin-arginine translocase TatA/TatE family subunit — protein sequence MFGMGVPELMVVLIIALVVFGPSKLPSLGKSLGEAIRGFKKGLEEEPPKEQGKIDKS from the coding sequence ATGTTTGGTATGGGTGTGCCTGAATTGATGGTTGTTCTCATAATCGCCCTTGTGGTCTTTGGGCCGAGCAAACTTCCCTCCCTCGGCAAGAGCCTTGGTGAGGCTATACGGGGATTCAAGAAAGGACTCGAGGAAGAGCCGCCAAAAGAGCAGGGGAAGATAGACAAGTCGTAG
- a CDS encoding universal stress protein: MGRYRKILVALDGSESSIHALKESFKLASSEKSWITVVSVVPSYEGELELVGVRDIKAALRQPCEQALSEASDLARAEGALIKTVCEEGEPYERIVDLVEGENCDLIVMGRRGVRRLERALIGSVTARVIGHSRRDVLVVPRGTTVGWQKILVATDGSRYSKAATERAIDFAGSYGGSLLAISIVDVPAEFYAEAPEAVDDMVNKAKGYVDDVKRLAEAEGVRTETFVREAETYEAITGVAREQKADAIVMGSHGRTGLKRLLMGSVTEKVIGYAPCPVLVVQG; this comes from the coding sequence GTGGGAAGATATCGGAAGATACTCGTCGCCCTTGACGGTTCCGAATCGAGCATTCATGCCCTGAAAGAATCGTTCAAGCTCGCGAGCAGCGAGAAAAGTTGGATAACCGTCGTCTCCGTTGTTCCATCCTACGAAGGAGAGCTCGAACTTGTCGGGGTGAGGGACATCAAGGCGGCCCTGAGGCAGCCCTGTGAGCAGGCCCTTTCAGAGGCCTCTGATCTTGCAAGGGCAGAAGGGGCTCTCATTAAGACAGTCTGTGAAGAAGGAGAGCCCTACGAGAGAATTGTCGACCTCGTCGAAGGGGAGAACTGCGATCTCATCGTTATGGGGAGGAGGGGGGTCCGCCGCCTCGAAAGGGCTCTTATCGGCAGCGTGACTGCGAGAGTCATCGGTCACAGCAGAAGGGACGTCCTCGTTGTACCGAGAGGAACAACCGTGGGATGGCAAAAGATCCTCGTTGCTACTGACGGATCGAGATATAGCAAGGCTGCCACTGAAAGGGCCATAGACTTCGCCGGATCCTACGGAGGGAGCCTGCTCGCGATCTCCATTGTGGATGTACCTGCAGAATTTTACGCAGAAGCCCCGGAGGCCGTTGATGACATGGTCAATAAGGCAAAGGGATATGTCGATGATGTGAAGAGGCTGGCAGAGGCAGAAGGGGTTAGAACAGAGACTTTTGTGAGAGAAGCCGAGACCTATGAGGCAATAACGGGCGTAGCAAGGGAGCAGAAGGCTGATGCCATCGTCATGGGCTCTCACGGCAGGACAGGACTGAAGAGGCTTCTCATGGGAAGCGTGACGGAAAAGGTCATCGGTTACGCGCCGTGCCCCGTTCTTGTGGTACAGGGGTAG